The proteins below come from a single Sander vitreus isolate 19-12246 chromosome 15, sanVit1, whole genome shotgun sequence genomic window:
- the hagh gene encoding hydroxyacylglutathione hydrolase, mitochondrial, which yields MKVKVISILEDNYMYLVIEEQSKQAIAVDPAVPHRLLEIVKREGLSLTAVLTTHHHWDHARGNEALLKEVPGLRVYGGDGRIGGLTDKVTDAQELKFNSINVRCLFTPCHTSGHMCYFVWEDECTDAPAVFTGDTLFIGGCGRFLEGTAEQMYHNLTKVLGSLPQDTKVFCGHEYTIKNLKFAMLVEPENEKVKEMLSWARARDDDDKPTVPSTLMEEFEYNPFLRLSEEGVQKFTGKTDPIEVLRVLRKERDTFKKPKQRLPPHAMLALEWGLLRP from the exons ATGAAGGTAAAGGTGATCTCCATACTGGAGGACAACTACATGTACCTGGTGATTGAAGAGCAGAGTAAACAGGCCATAGCTGTGGACCCTGCTGTACCACACCGG CTGCTAGAAATAGTGAAGAGAGAGGGCTTGTCTCTGACAGCTGTCCTCACCACACACCATCACTG GGACCATGCTCGGGGGAATGAGGCTCTGTTGAAGGAGGTTCCCGGGCTGAGGGTGTATGGGGGAGACGGTCGGATCGGGGGTCTGACGGATAAAGTCACCGACGCCCAAGAACTCAAG TTTAACTCCATCAATGTGAGGTGCCTATTTACTCCCTGCCATACCTCTGGGCACATGTGCTACTTTGTTTGGGAGGATGAGTGCACTGACGCCCCTGCTGTGTTCACAG GAGATACATTGTTTATCGGTGGATGCGGGCGGTTTCTTGAGGGCACGGCAGAACAGATGTACCACAATCTCACCAAGGTGCTGGGCTCCCTACCTCAAGACACG AAGGTGTTCTGTGGACACGAGTACACCATTAAGAACCTGAAATTTGCCATGCTGGTGGAGCCAGAGAATGAAAAGGTTAAAGAGATGCTGAGCTGGGCCAGG GCgagagatgatgatgacaaACCCACAGTGCCGTCTACCCTAATGGAGGAGTTTGAGTACAACCCTTTTCTTCGCCTCTC AGAGGAAGGAGTACAAAAGTTCACTGGAAAGACAGACCCAATAGAGGTGCTGAGGGTCCTGCGGAAGGAGAGGGACACATTTAAGAAGCCCAAGCAGAGACTTCCTCCCCATGCCATGTTGGCTTTGGAGTGGGGGCTTCTCAGACCCTGA
- the LOC144530220 gene encoding hydroxyacylglutathione hydrolase, mitochondrial-like: protein MLFKSLVGSACTLLGAATAFKFAPVEVKAQAAALLHSAVRKSSLVEQANMRIELLPALSDNYMYLLIDVDSREAAIVDPVEPIKVVEAVRKHGVKLTTILTTHHHWDHASGNEKMVKLMPGLRVYGGDDRIDAITKKVSHSNNLKVGSLNVKCLYTPCHTTGHICYYVTKENSTEPPAVFTGDTLFMAGCGKFFEGTAEQMYKALIEILGSLPPETRVYCGHEYTVSNLKFARYVEPDNEVIQKKLAWAKEKCSNGEPTIPSTLAEEFTFNPFMRVKEKSVQDHVKQINPVETMRSLRKEKDGFRVPKE from the exons ATGTTATTCAAGTCACTAGTAGGGAGTGCCTGCACTCTGCTTGGAGCTGCAACAGCCTTCAAATTTG CACCTGTGGAAGTCAAGGCCCAAGCAGCTGccctccttcacagcgctgtgagGAAATCCTCTCTGGTAGAACAAGCAAATATGAGGATTGAACTTCTCCCTGCACTCAGTGACAACTACATGTACCTCCTGATTGATGTGGACTCCAGAGAAGCAGCTATTGTTGACCCTGTGGAGCCAATAAAG GTTGTGGAAGCTGTCAGAAAACATGGCGTAAAACTCACAACAATTCTGACCACTCATCACCACTG ggATCATGCTAGTGGAAATGAGAAGATGGTAAAGCTAATGCCAGGACTGAGGGTCTATGGAGGAGATGACAGAATTGATGCTATTACAAAGAAAGTTTCTCATTCCAACAATCTCAAA GTTGGATCACTCAATGTCAAATGCCTGTACACACCATGTCACACAACTGGTCACATCTGCTACTATGTGACAAAAGAAAACAGCACCGAGCCACCAGCTGTTTTCACAG gGGACACGCTGTTTATGGCTGGTTGTGGTAAATTCTTCGAGGGTACAGCAGAGCAGATGTACAAAGCCTTGATAGAAATTCTGGGCAGCCTGCCTCCTGAAACG cGCGTTTACTGCGGTCACGAGTACACCGTCAGCAATCTGAAATTTGCCCGTTACGTGGAACCAGACAATGAAGTCATTCAGAAGAAGCTAGCTTGGGCAAAG GAGAAATGCAGCAATGGAGAACCTACCATCCCGTCCACTTTGGCAGAGGAATTCACATTTAACCCCTTTATGAGAGTAAA AGAGAAGTCCGTGCAAGACCACGTAAAGCAGATAAACCCGGTCGAAACCATGAGAAGTCTCCGGAAAGAAAAAGATGGCTTCCGGGTTCCCAAGGAGTGA
- the fahd1 gene encoding oxaloacetate tautomerase FAHD1, mitochondrial: MTTRNISRFWEWGRKIICVGRNYADHAKELKNAIPTEPVLFLKPPSAYVREGSSILVPLYSSNLHHEVELGVVIGKGGTTIPQSTAMEHVAGYALCLDMTARDVQDECKSKGLPWTRAKAFNTSCPISEFIPKERIPDPGNVKLWLKVNDQLRQNGCTSQMIFSIPYLISYISEFITLEEGDLILTGTPKGVSAVQQHDELQAGIEDIVTMSFRVDRQHQ, encoded by the coding sequence ATGACAACACGAAATATATCTCGATTCTGGGAATGGGGGAGGAAGATAATTTGTGTAGGGAGAAACTATGCCGACCACGCCAAAGAGCTGAAAAATGCGATTCCTACAGAGCCCGTCCTATTCCTTAAACCACCTTCTGCATATGTAAGAGAGGGCTCCTCCATCCTGGTGCCCCTGTACTCCAGTAACCTGCACCATGAAGTGGAGTTAGGAGTGGTCATCGGGAAAGGGGGCACGACCATTCCTCAGTCCACCGCTATGGAGCACGTTGCAGGCTACGCTCTGTGCTTGGACATGACAGCCCGGGACGTCCAAGACGAGTGCAAGTCCAAGGGTCTGCCCTGGACCAGGGCTAAAGCTTTTAACACCTCCTGTCCCATCAGCGAGTTCATCCCCAAAGAGCGCATCCCTGACCCGGGGAACGTGAAGCTGTGGCTTAAGGTGAACGACCAGCTGCGGCAGAACGGCTGCACCTCCCAGATGATTTTCTCCATCCCCTATCTTATCAGCTACATCAGCGAGTTCATCACCCTGGAGGAGGGGGATCTGATCCTGACCGGGACCCCGAAAGGAGTCTCCGCCGTGCAGCAGCATGATGAGCTGCAGGCTGGGATCGAGGACATTGTCACCATGAGCTTCAGAGTGGACAGACAACACCagtag